The window tccacaccgcgttgggtgaattccagcgcggataatatcaccttagtcccagggtctttgatggtgttctgagccctgaacccacctcgcagggccgcacggcttcagcactgtgtccctgactaagctaccaataaatggggcagtgtccctatctagggcctgtccctatactccacaagctactaggtggctcaggacctaactgggaccttgggggctgctggcctaatgcagagggtcactgacccctgcatccacctcttacccctagctggtccggatcctgactgactgcgtggctgcaaaccccgcgaaatgtatccatctgttcccaggcaaatccctcagccctattggctccctggcgtcaggtgtctctgcccctatgcaccctgggggttggcagactcatctcgcgcatgcgcgagctatctggggcctcccgcgctgtgctctaccactgcgcatgcgcaacagccctaacatggcggcgccctgctcccagagccgccgggccggtggcaacgcgatcgcggccttagcgacggcccgatcgcgtccccggcaaccggcctgctcgccgctcacgtccctagctaccagggatatCTCTCctcgcgcgccggccccccctcactccctcgcacacagcgtctggcgaacagggaggagggggtcagccatgacaggggggacctggctacacacatcTCTATTAAGGATGTTGGAAGCTAGGCTATAGATGAAGCTAAAGATTTCAAACTTTCTAAAAATTGAAAATGATCTTGATTGAATGCCAGTCTGTTACCAGATGCAGATTATTATGCAAAATTTTAaaattgaaataaatgatcaaaggTGCACTTGCATTCTGCTCACTAGGTGTCACTATATCATGTGGTAAACATCCAACAGAATGGTCTTTTCTGAAATATTGCTGTAGCCAGTGCTCATCTAGAAATATTTTGGCCGGGGTGCATATGCACATTGCTTGGAAGCATGTATGTGCTGTTTTATACAGAGCacttattatttgttttgttgcacGTTACGTGTCCTATTGGTTTTAGTCACCGTCTCTACCTGAGAGCAAACGACTTGGATTAGTAAGCTTTAGCTGAAAATCGGTGTCTTGCTGGCCTTTTGGCCGAAGAACCAAAAAAAAAGTATTGGGCTTTCGAACAAGCCAAGAAATAGGTGTTTGGAATCCGAAAAGAGGAAGACATCAAGTACCCGAATCCTAAAGATCTTCCTGGCATTTCGGCTGAATCTGGTATTGAAAAAGGACTTGTCTGACGTACTGTAAAGATGACGGTCACAAGTTGAAGCACTCGAATTCTGAGTACAAAGTGATTTGATCATTGGAAATAAATACAACTTGCTTTATAAGCAAAGGTACAGTAGGAAAGAAAAACAGCAGTTATCTTATCGTACCATAGACTACATTGAAGAAACAACCTTGTATGGCCATGTTGAGGTCTTGTTAATGAATTGTGAGCAATGTATTAACCTTCTTTGAAGTAAATTAGATCATTCCAGActttgcaccagatttattaagatCTCTATTTAAGAAGGGAAATTGGTTTACTTCTTGTATAACAGAAGAAATTAAGATTCTAGTCTCCAATTAGTTACCAAACACTGAAGATTGGGACATATGGTGCCAAGAGTTTACTAAAACAGGAGGGTCAGAATACCCGAGAGACATTAGGTACCGCTGACTACAATAGAGGGCAAAAATACTATAATGTCTCCCATAACAAACCATACCCTGCTGTCCTTGGAAAAGTGATATGTAGTTAAATACTGAAATTTCGGTGACTTGCTGCACCACTTTTTTGCTTACAGTTGCACCAAATGTAACACCTAAGATAGAGAACCCATGCGTACCTACATGTCTTAccgccccacccaccccctcatcctcaccccaCAACTATTATtgacttgatacatagacccttaTGACTTATGACTAGGTCAATAGGAGCAAAGACAAATGCTTATAAAATGATTCTCAGCTTTTGCTGCTGAAATCTATATCTGTCACAATCGAAAGGTCTGCCTTAGCTGTCACAGGGTAATGGATCGTGCTTTGTAGTTGGATTTCAGTTGCCGCTGGTGGAGAAAGTTCTTCAAGTAAAAGAGAAGATTAGAATCTAACGTGACAAATCTGCCACTCATCTCCTGCTCCCTTCACTGCTGTGCTTGTTCTATCCTGTTATTCTTTGCTTCAGCTTTCTGTAAAGTGGAAGGATGGCAGTTTTTCTGCAAGCATTAAAATTTGCTATCTAACATTCAACCACCAATTAAATGCCCCCGGGTGTACGTCTCCCTTGCTAGAACTGTGCAAGAATTGTGCACAGTTGCTGCTAAAGCTGCTTGTAGCCCAAAACACAGTTGTTATATTTCAGTTCCCTGTGAGGGAATTAAAATAAAAGCCTTTGAGTACCACAAAATACTTTGGGGAAATCCTTGTTGGACACCTATTCCCAGTAACCACAAAAGGTGCAACAACAATATCGTCTGAATGCCCCTCCTCCCTTAGCGGCAGCATCATTGGACAATATGACTCTGCTACACAGCAACGTCTCAGATAAGAGCTGTTAGCACAGCTGCAGCATAGAACTGCTGGGTGAGAATATGCGGTGTGTGTTCTCTCATGCTCTCCATATCATACAGTAGTCACACGAAGGCTGCAGCCCTAGAGAGGTGACAAACGACAGCATGAATTATCTAAGAACCCATTCCCATTACAATCACTGTTTACCTCCTGGATTCAATTGTTCCCTTCTCCTCAAATGACCAAAGAATAAACTGTTCTAGTTGCAGCAGAATGTATACCTCGCTTCTCCTTTTATACCAAACCACCTGGTAACTCGCCCACGTTCAGCTAACGAGTTtttaacaaaatgtaaaaaaatgttaaTACAAAAAAAGTTCATCATTTTAAGCTTGAAAAATTTGGTCAAAAGGTCTGAATTTCAGAAAATTGTTGTTTTAAGagttcaagaatgtattttcgaAAATGTTATCCCAGCCACAGCCTGAAATATAGCTTCTGCAGGATGGGAGAGGGAAAAATAAACTAATTTAAATGAAGAAAATCAGGTAAATAAGCTCATTTGAATACGGAAAATATATTCAAATTATTTAAAATAGCATCTCCTCTCCAGCAGAGGCCATATTTCCGGATGGGAgttaattgtaagctcttcggggcaggggcttcttttcctaaatgtcacttttatgtctgaagcccttcttcccattatgtattatttgtattatttgttatttatatgattatcacatgtattactgctgtgaagcgctgcgtACATGAATGGcgacataaataaagatatacatacatacatacatacatacaatttggTCTATTAACCTCCCAAATGTCTTCTGAACCTTCCCATTTTCGGGGGCAAAAAAACTCCAAATGTTGCCCGGTTCGCTAACTTAGGCAAAAATGTTGCATGTCTCTAGTGTTAGATTTATGTTTATTTCAAGTGCAATGTCTTATAATGATGCATACAATTGTGTGTTTACATTTTGTTTAAAGTAAAAGAAAAGTGTTATATATACCTCAAGGAGCACTGTATGTTATTTATGTCGTGTGTTTTAGGCAGGGGTGCCCAAACTGGGGTGTGCGAGATTTTTTTGGGAGGGCGCGGCGTTCACAGAGGCCCTGTGTGCTTCccaaatgaaatgctgggggactgTGCGATGCCTCTGTAACACACTTACCTTGActtagggggagagcaggcaggggggcacagggcaaAATGTGTGCGCACACCTGTTTTAGGGCACACGGCTTCATAAGGTGTTATAGTATGTTGCCATTAAACTGAAACGTTAATGTTTATATGCTGTGTATTCTTTTAGAGaaacaggcagtaaaaaaaaaaacagtggttTAAAAAGTTAACTCTCTTGCCAGTTAGAAACAGGTGTGGGAATGGGAGGTGCTAAATAGAGATGGGAAAATCCCATCTGTAAAAATCCGTTCCCCAGAATTTCTTGGGATTCAACTTCAAAATACGTTCCCCAGAATTTCTCGGCTTTACCTTCAAAATACGTTCCCCGGAATTTCTTGGGATTCAACTTCAAAATCCGTTCCCCGGATTTGAAGCTTCAGCTTCAAAATCCACTCCGCAGGGTAAAACCCATCTGCAGATTGGGTATTAAACAATCTGAGCGGATACTGTACAATCAGGGTGTTTTTAAAAAAGCCACACAGATTTCATATTGAATCCAAAATCTGCTCACAGATTTTTAACaatctgcactctctctttcccAAGAACCCCTCGGATTTAATCTGTGTTCGGATTAATAACAATCAGACCGCAAATTATTAATCCACCATTTGGCTTCTCAGCGATAGAAGGAAAAAAAATCCGGGAAAAAAAATCTGGGAAAAAAAATCCGGGAAAAAAAACAGGTCAGCCTTTTTGACACGGATCTGAGGAAATCCGCCAACCACAGAAACTAGCTGATCCGAGGCGGATCCCATTCCACCCAAAAATGGCACCCATCTCTAGTGCTAACATGGTAAGAACATTAAAAGGAATGTGTCCCAAGTTTCAGCCTAAACATTCTAATCACAGTTGAAACGCTTTTGGATAACAGGAATTTTGATTGATTTCTGCCATCATATTCAGTATATTGTTTTGCATTTATTATACAAGCTAGCTACAATATTTGACTTTTAAGTATTATAAATCTATGAGTATGATAACTGCAGATTGCAAGACAAATATATGATACATTCCAGGGACCTGCTGATCCCCTCTTGTGTCATGATGACTCGTTTTTCTGGGCACATATACTGTTGCTGAGTCCTTAGTTGTTTTAGATATGTTTAATAGTTTTACAAATCTAGGCcccacatatattatatatataatctgtcaATCTTGTAGTACAGTTTACACACTTTATCCTGGGAATATGTAGTAAATGAGTGTGCATGACAATTCCCTGGATGAATATACATGAATGTATCAAAATGAAGAAGTACAGTACAAGGAGTGAAAACATATGCATTGTTTCTGTTGCCAACTATAATTTCATTGCTGTAAGGTACCCAAAGGTGGCACTGTATCCTCTTCTTACACACCTAAATAGTCAGCAAATGGGATTCAAACACCTCCCTCTGGTTAATGGTTGGAtccagagcagtataataaccaTAGGCAAACAAAGACGGTAGCTTTCTTTGCTGCTTGACTGCCTGTGAACTAAGAAACTGATTACGATTGCAGGAAAAGGCACTTGAAGAAGTAACTGAGAAGAAGCTAGGAACCCGTTTTCCTTTCTACAACATTACCACACCCCCAGTCCAGCTGCAGCAGGACGAGAAGAAGGAGACTTGTCTGATGATTACTGGGATATTTCCTCTGAATTAACTCAGTGCCAGCCGGACCCACCTGTTCCACTTTCTGCTGCTGAACAAGAAGTTTGGGGAAATGAACCAGACAGAGGCTGGATTTCTCTTCACAAACAGCAGTGACTCTTTAGAGAGCGTCCTGAGATGCTGCACCCAGGCTTCTGTTGTAACAGACAATGGTTTTGAGGCGCCCTCTCTTGATGAGAGGAACCTGTACATCATGAGGGTGGTTCAgattgcagtgatgtgtgtcctttCCCTCACCGTGGTTTTTGGCATCTTCTTTTTGGGATGCAACCTCCTTATTAAATCCGAAGGGATGATAAACTTTCTGGTTAAGGACAGACGATCTTCAAAAGAAATTGAAGCAGTAATTGTTGGTCCTTATTGAGAGAACACGGATAATTGTTGggggcaaaaaaacaaaaaaatcatgTTGGAAACCAAGGCAGATGTCTGATGCGACACATTTTGccttttttgtgtgtgtccaCGTCCCATATGTCAAAGAAGCAGAAATCAACAAACCAGTTTTCTGATGGACAGTGCAAGATGATGAAGATGCGCTGAAGACTTCAAGTTTTGGAGGCTACTCAAAAATTCCAAGTGCTTCTAAAGTGATGCTGAACCTGACACCTTGGGGGAAATCAAATTCTACAGCACTTTAAAAGGGGATCACCTCACTCATCTTTTTGTTTGTGATGTCCAAAGCAGAACTTGTGAGAATGTATTGTACAGAATAAAGTGCAGACAGTCTTCATTTTTCTTCTCACTGGAAGGAGGAATTATTTAACTATTTTGATTGTAATACCTTTTTCACTGTTGTATTTGGTTTATTTAAATCAAAATGCTTTGGTACAGCACTGTACCTTTGTTAACTTCCAGACATTATTAATTCCTGTTATTTTGGGACTGTAACGTTTTGTTTCACAACTTGTTTCTTTTGAAAAGAAGGAAAATGTGAATGTTGAAGTTACTGTATCTTTCTATTAtggctttttttttatatacttgaTTTAATTTGCATTGTTGCCTGTCACTGGCTACTTGCCTTTGAGCCTCAGTGTTCGCTGCTCTTCTTGATTGTTTATTACTGTATGGTTTACAAAGCAAAAGTGCTCAGACAAAGGAGGAAATTgtgtttctatttgattttcctaATGAATAAGAAAAACGACTTGGTGGTTTCCCATTACAATCTGGTTCCCAAAGCAGTGGTGTTCCCACCATTCATTGCAAAGGTAAAATGAATGAAATGCTAACTCAGAACAGCAAGGAGAACATATACAGTAGATAGAAATACAGCAGTGGAGAAGATCTCTTCATGAATTGCTCCAAACTGATGAATAAATATCATGTCATTTGTATTTTGTAAAATGTGTTTGTTTAAATGTTTATTCCTAAAACATAAATGATTTGAAGTGTAAATTCAGTCAAATCGAATGTCAATTTTTGTTATTTAATatgcatggatatatatatatatatactgtatatgtacaaaaACAAGCTATACAAACAATGCAATTTACCTCTAACTTTTAAGCTTATTTGAAATATTTAGATGACATCAATTATTGATTTCCATATTGTGTCTGTGttgttattgtttttaatatattgacTTTTTTTCCCCATTGCTAAAGGCTGAAAGACACATTGCTACAGGCTGAGATTCACATGGTTTATGCAGTTTATTTTATTCATAAATATCAACAATGTAGTATCTCAATAATACAATCTGAGACTTTGCGCATATGCTGTGTGCCTTATATTTACTAAAGTTGTGGTTTTTAAGGCAAAAGTATTAGTAGTGTGTTGTCTTTTAGTGGTTCAACATCCATCTGGAATCTGAGATGGAAAATAAACTGTTTAGATAAAGGTACTGCCAATAGCTTGGAAAGATGACTAGTATAAACAATAGGACAAAGAGCAGGTGCAATTTATATAGATATGAAAGAAACTAAATAGCGGGGGAAGAGTGCTTTTATGTACATAACATATTCCTGCTCCACAAGTAAAACCTGGCACATTATCAAAaataaatggtaaaaaaaaatagatcaGACAAAATAGAAATATAAATCATCACTTTAATTAAAATAATTCTATGTAATGAATATTAAAGGGAAAGCATCAGTCAGGAAATCTGCAATTCAAATGAATAATCAGTTTGCAGTTCAGTGCTAGTCGGTTTCTGCATAACTTTGTACAGTTgctgaatatttatttattacaaatgCGCATTCTGCCATGTGATAAATGAAAGTAAAATTGAGTTGATGCATCTAAGCATATTTAAAATACAAAGTTAAAATAATAGAATACGGATGGATTACTTTTAAATGTTTAATTTAAAAAGTGCTGAAGTTAGGAAGTAGAtaggaatttgttttttttaatgacatttcTTAAACAGAAAGGAAATTTAATGTTTACAAATGGGCATTTCATAAAATAAACTGGACTCTTTAAAAGTGAAATAGTGTGTGTGGTAtctttaatattacagtattcaTAATTAAAGAGTAATTACTGTACTGATGTACTCTTCCATATATATAACATTTGGTCACCTGCTGGCCCTGTGTATACTGTAGAATCGTTATCATTTGTTTAAGGCAATTAACAGAAGTGACAGAATATTTAAGGAAGAAGGTTGAGTAtccaaatatatattttcctgTTTTCCATATTGTATTATCATACAATATCGTATAACGAATGCTTGCTAATTTTgtgaaacaatgcatttacagtatGGTTGATGATACAACAACAGTAAACATGGTAGCCAGTGTCAGACTAGGGCCTGAAGGACTCAGGGGGAAACACATTACAGTATAGAAGTCCACTGCAGGTGCATAACAATAATAAATTATATGGGGGAAGAGAGTGACATAGAGGAACAAAGAGTTacatgagggagggagagtgatatGGAAGGGAGAGTATGACAAGAGTATGGAGTGGGTTATGGGGGTGGGGAGATGGATCACACATGGAACAGAAGGTGACATGGGGGAGGGATTAGATGACATTGGGGCtgcacctcactctctctttgccCAGTGCACAAGGAGCAGGGACATTGCAtccgcaggggagggggggatcttcTCCTTACCTCCTCCAGTCAGCTGCTTCATGTCCCAATCCTCGTCTTACACTTTAGCACAgaagaggagcgggacagtatgcaTGAGTGCACCGGCATGAAGCATCTGACTGGAGGGAGTGAGGACAAACCCGCTATCTtcactggggagagagggagagtgaactGCCGGGATCACTGGGGATGATACCTTCCCTTGAGAGGCCAGTCTGACCCTGATTGTATCATTACTTTTGGTGACACCAAATTTTCACAAACATCTAATATAAAAACCCATACTCttctacaaatataaatatatacctaTTGTCATGCTTGTGTCACTGCCCCTAAAATTATCTGTAGAAAAACTCTTTCCTCCTGTTCACAAATCGCATTCCAGAAGACAAAATCTATTTGGCAAGATGGACACATGGGTAATGAGTCTGCTATCCTTGGTTATCAAGAGAACCTACCAAGTTTCATGATACAATATAGGCTGTAAGGTGGAAAGTAGGAGAATGCAAACATTCAGTGCATAAGTACAGTAGGTGACACTGGGCAACAATGTTCACATACTGTTCTTATACTGTTCTTATAGTGAGATGTAATGCCCTTTCGCATTACTAGTGACTTAGAATGTTTGCCCCTTGGGTGTATAACAAACTGAAGCCATTACACTGGCATACTGAATGCAATCTTAGTACCAAAATAATTGAATACTGGAATGAATATGACCTGCTACAAATGTTGGGGTTAAGCATTCAAGATCCATTCAAGAAGGAAAATAAGATGTCAGAGAGGTTGTACAAAACACTAAAATCACAGAGAACATTACATTAGTACTGACCTGCAGAAACATGGAAGCACACCCAAGCTCATAAGGAGCAACCCTACCTAATAACACTCTCTCTTGTATTACCAATgaaaacaacaataacaacattGTCAATTATCTGTCAGTATTACACACTAACAGGGCTAAACAGCAAACGACTTGCTGCTCTAACCAGCTACTTCAAAACTGCTATACCAGAATGCCAGTCAGGTTTAGACACTGCTTATGTTATTAGTAGCCCTTGGTAATTCCCTTTGGAAATACCCACAGGCCAGTTTCTGAGGGCCAAAATAAATTGATCTAACAACCATCTGATTGAACAACAGGCAGGGATCATGAGATCTAAATCTCTCAATCATGGCTATAGCCAAACAAGCATTAAAAAGGTGTACACAAGAGCAAAAGCACGGACCATAACTGTCTGCTTTATGACAATACCAACAACAAAAAAGATCAAAAACAACCTATCAGAATAATAGGCACATACAGCAGACAATGGCACAGTTTCCGTGATATATTCAATCGCTACTGGCATATTCTATTGGAGGATGAGGACTTAAGGGAAACAAATAGATGACCAATCAATCTGTCAGATCACTTGGTTCATAGCCACTACTGTACATAGCTATATAAAAATACTTGGCTACATTGTAAACCCACAGGAACATACAGTTGTGCAGAACagaacaatcatctgttccttagcaggtctaaaaattaggtaaatacaacctcagatgaacaaaaacacatgacatattactccatgtcatgatttatttaacaaaaataaagccaaaatggagaagctatgtgtgaaaaactaagtacacccttactgcttccataggaattaagatgctaagtagcagacaggtgctgttaatcaaatgcccttgattaattgatcatcagcaagtgtgaccacctctataaaagccgtagttttagcagtttgctggtctggagcattcaggtgtgtgttaacacaatgccaaggaggaaagacatcatcaatgatcttagagaagcaattgttgctgcccatcaatctgggaagggttataaggccatttccaaacaatctaaagtccatcattctacagtgagaaagattattcaaaagtggaaaacattcaagacagtggccaatcttcccaggagtggacgtcccagcaaattcaccccaaggtcagaccttgcaatgctcagagaaattgcaaaatacccaagagttacatctcagactctacaggcctcagttagcatgttaaagttcatgacaattgtgaaaggttgagtcccagcctttatttaaagaagcagcagcatcagaccctgggaagaatgaaagaggcttttgctgttctctgaaccttctttttattagggattccacattcaggtgtacaacaaccagttctcccagcgtgatgtctccagccacagaatagccagcaatatctgcattagaaagtttgcatcctttcactgaagttccacagacatcc is drawn from Ascaphus truei isolate aAscTru1 chromosome 7, aAscTru1.hap1, whole genome shotgun sequence and contains these coding sequences:
- the RPRM gene encoding protein reprimo — its product is MNQTEAGFLFTNSSDSLESVLRCCTQASVVTDNGFEAPSLDERNLYIMRVVQIAVMCVLSLTVVFGIFFLGCNLLIKSEGMINFLVKDRRSSKEIEAVIVGPY